One genomic region from Argentina anserina chromosome 2, drPotAnse1.1, whole genome shotgun sequence encodes:
- the LOC126784992 gene encoding potassium channel KAT3, translating into MSSSFLTASPLPLLFRRRSSGEIRNLASVSSSMLPAFGTVIEEGHLQTKNFVIAPYDRRYRWWQTFLVVLVVYSAWASPFELAFKKVATGSLMPVDLVVDAFFAVDIVLTFFVAYLDKSTYLLVVDHKKIASRYVTKYYFAMDVASTLPFQSLHRLFTGHAQNGLVFGILNLLRLWRLRRVSELFIRLEKDTRFSYFWIRYVKLICVTLFAVHSAGCFYYWMATHHKTSDDTWIGNEVHNFEHRSIWLGYTYAIYWATVTLTTVGYGDLHAVNFGEKIFSIFYMLFNIGLFAYLVGNMTNLVVHSAVRTLFMRDSINEIYRYASNNRLPEGMKQQMLAHMQLKFMTAELQQEEVLQDLPKAIRSSIAHHLFRKTIDKTYLFKGISEELTVQLVSEMKAEYFQPKVEIILQNEIPTDFYILVTGALDMLVYKNGTEQFLSTTGSAGLVGELGVFFNIPQPFTVRTKRLSQVIRISHQHFKQMIQPQNEDSKIIITNFTQHLKDLKQEVLQEIPFLPELLEELNTGQDMEPNENTHNQEPVTDHGEPNLEGTNKTNAPGSPGPITMRVIIHGHHPNEGESKGKLIHLPDSIDDLLKLAEKKLEKGGSTVVMADGSVVEELNALRDNDHLFIF; encoded by the exons ATGTCGTCCTCGTTCTTAACGGCTTCGCCGCTGCCTCTGCTGTTCCGAAGGCGGTCGAGCGGCGAAATCAGGAACTTGGCCTCGGTTTCCAGCAGCATGTTGCCCGCTTTCGGAACCGTGATCGAAGAAGGCCATTTGCAGACCAAAAATTTTGTTATTGCTCCCTACGATAGGAGATATCg GTGGTGGCAGACGTTCTTGGTGGTGCTGGTGGTGTACTCAGCATGGGCGTCGCCGTTCGAATTGGCTTTCAAAAAGGTGGCAACGGGGTCTCTCATGCCGGTGGATTTGGTGGTCGACGCCTTCTTCGCCGTTGATATAGTACTCACTTTCTTTGTGGCTTACTTGGATAAGTCAACCTACCTCTTGGTGGTTGATCACAAGAAAATCGCTTCCAG GTATGTTACAAAATATTACTTCGCAATGGACGTAGCCTCAACCCTACCGTTTCAATCCCTCCACAGACTCTTCACTGGGCATGCGCAGAATGGCCTCGTCTTTGGCATCCTCAATCTGCTTCGTCTATGGCGTCTCCGGCGTGTCAGTGAACTCTTTATAAG GCTAGAGAAAGACACTCGCTTTAGTTACTTCTGGATCAGATACGTCAAACTCATCTGT GTTACACTATTTGCAGTGCACTCAGCAGGTTGCTTCTACTACTGGATGGCCACCCATCACAAAACCTCAGACGATACATGGATTGGAAATGAGGTCCATAATTTTGAGCACAGAAGCATCTGGTTAGGTTACACATATGCCATATACTGGGCCACTGTCACCCTCACCACTGTTGGCTATGGTGATTTGCACGCAGTTAACTTTGGGGAGAAGATTTTCAGCATCTTCTATATGCTTTTCAATATTGGACTGTTTGCTTATTTGGTTGGAAACATGACCAATCTCGTTGTCCACAGTGCTGTCCGAACATTGTTCATG agGGACTCCATCAACGAGATATACAGATATGCAAGCAATAACAGACTTCCAGAAGGCATGAAACAGCAAATGCTTGCCCACATGcaactcaaattcatgacAGCAGAGTTGCAGCAGGAAGAAGTTTTACAAGACCTTCCGAAAGCAATAAGATCCAGCATTGCCCACCATCTTTTCCGTAAAACCATTGATAAAACCTATCTGTTCAAAGGAATCTCTGAAGAGCTCACTGTTCAATTG GTCTCAGAGATGAAAGCAGAATATTTTCAACCCAAAGTTGAAATTATTTTGCAAAACGAAATTCCAACAGACTTTTACATCCTAGTAACCGGAGCTTTG GATATGTTAGTATACAAGAACGGTACAGAACAG TTCTTGTCAACTACAGGATCTGCGGGTTTGGTAGGAGAGCTTGGGGTGTTTTTTAATATCCCACAACCTTTTACGGTGAGAACAAAAAGGCTTTCTCAGGTTATCCGCATCAGTCATCAGCATTTCAAGCAAATGATCCAGCCACAGAATGAAGACTCAAAGATAATCATCACAAACTTCACTCAG CACTTGAAGGACTTAAAACAAGAGGTGTTACAAGAAATTCCATTTCTACCAGAATTGCTGGAAGAACTAAATACAGGGCAG GACATGGAACCAAATGAGAATACACATAATCAGGAACCAGTAACTGACCATGGAGAGCCAAATCTGGAAG GAACAAACAAAACTAATGCTCCTGGAAGTCCAGGGCCAATCACCATGAGAGTGATAATACACGGCCATCATCCAAATGAAGGTGAATCCAAAGGAAAACTTATTCATCTGCCTGATTCTATAGACGACCTTCTGAAATTAGCAG AGAAAAAATTGGAAAAAGGAGGAAGCACAGTTGTCATGGCCGACGGCTCAGTGGTTGAAGAACTGAATGCATTGAGAGACAACGATCACTTGTTTATCTTCTGA
- the LOC126784995 gene encoding acetylglutamate kinase, chloroplastic codes for MLGASKTLLNPSSPSLSFPSLKPRNNLPNNRLTFRPKPPHSFSIRSQHAPNPDEPTPGQLRVDILSESLPFIQKFRGKTIVVKYGGAAMKDESLQATVVRDLVLLACVGLRPILVHGGGPEINLWLKRLNIEVNFHDGLRVTDAPTMEIVSMVLAGKVNKHLVSLINREGVKAIGLCGSDGGLITARPAPNAEKLGFVGEVARVDPGILRSIVDNGYIPVIASVASDESGQQYNINADTVAGEISAALGAEKLILLTDVAGILEDREDASSLVKEIDIKGVKKMMKDGKIGGGMIPKVSCCVRSLAQGVKTASIIDGRKPHSLLLEVLTDEGAGTMITG; via the coding sequence ATGTTGGGGGCTTCCAAAACCCTACTAAACCCTTCTTCTCCATCTCTCTCATTCCCCTCCCTGAAACCCCGCAACAATCTCCCCAATAACCGCCTTACTTTCCGCCCCAAACCGCCGCACTCCTTCTCCATCAGAAGTCAACATGCCCCGAACCCGGACGAGCCCACCCCGGGTCAGCTCCGGGTCGACATTCTCTCCGAGTCTCTACCCTTCATCCAGAAATTCCGGGGCAAGACCATCGTGGTGAAGTACGGCGGCGCCGCCATGAAGGACGAGAGCCTCCAGGCCACCGTCGTCAGAGACCTCGTCCTCCTCGCCTGCGTCGGCCTCCGCCCGATTCTCGTCCACGGCGGCGGCCCGGAGATCAATCTCTGGCTCAAGCGCCTCAACATCGAGGTTAACTTCCACGACGGCCTGCGTGTCACCGACGCGCCGACTATGGAGATCGTCTCCATGGTCCTCGCCGGGAAAGTCAACAAGCACTTGGTGTCGTTGATCAACCGGGAAGGCGTGAAGGCGATCGGGCTCTGCGGCTCCGACGGCGGGCTCATAACCGCCCGGCCCGCCCCGAACGCCGAGAAATTGGGGTTCGTCGgcgaggtggcgcgtgtggaCCCGGGGATTCTCCGGTCGATCGTCGACAACGGCTACATTCCGGTGATCGCATCGGTGGCGTCGGACGAGTCCGGGCAGCAGTACAACATCAATGCGGACACGGTGGCGGGGGAGATATCGGCGGCGCTGGGGGCGGAGAAGCTGATTCTGCTGACAGACGTGGCAGGGATACTGGAGGACAGAGAAGATGCGAGTAGCTTGGTGAAGGAGATAGATATAAAGGGagtgaagaagatgatgaaggatggcaAAATCGGAGGAGGGATGATTCCGAAAGTGAGTTGCTGTGTGAGGTCATTAGCTCAGGGGGTGAAGACTGCTAGTATTATTGATGGCCGGAAACCACATTCATTGTTGCTTGAGGTTTTGACTGATGAAGGAGCTGGGACTATGATCACTggctaa